The genomic region CATGATCCGCAGCTCGATCTGCGAATAGTCCGCCGCCAGCAGTTTATAGCCCTTCGGCGCGACGAACGCCTGACGGATGCGTCGACCTTCAGCGGTGCGTACCGGGATGTTCTGCAGGTTCGGATCGCTAGAGGACAAGCGCCCGGTCGACGCCACAGCCTGATGATACGAAGTGTGAATACGCCCGGTGCGCGGGTTGATCTGCTCCGGCAGGCGATCGGTGTAAGTGCTTTTCAGCTTGCTCATCGAGCGGTGCTCCATCAGCACCTTCGGCAAGCGGTGATCGTCTTCGGCGAGTTTCGCCAACACTTCTTCAGCGGTGGACGGTTGGCCCTTGGCGGTCTTCTTCAATACTGGCAGGCCGAGTTTCTCGTAGAGAATCACGCCCAGTTGTTTCGGCGAGCCAAGGTTGAATTCTTCCCCGGCGATTTCGAAGGCTTCGCGCTCAAGTGCGACCATTTTGTTGCCCAGTTCGATGCTCTGGATGCCCAGCAGCTCCGCGTCGACGAACGCGCCCTGGCGTTCGATGCGCGCGAGAACCGGCACCAGCGGAATCTCGATGTCGGTCAAAACGCTGGCCAGACTCGGGATGGCGCTGAGCTTTTCGAACAGCGTCTGGTGCAAGCGCAGGGTGATGTCGGCATCTTCGGCGGCGTACGGGCCGGCCTGTTCCAGCGCGATCTGGTCGAAGGTCAGCTGCTTGGCGCCTTTGCCGGCGATGTCCTGGAAGCTCACGGTGGTGTGGTCCAGGTACTTCTGCGCGAGGCTGTCCATGTCGTGACGGGTGGCGGTGGAGTTGAGTACGTAAGACTCAAGCATCGTGTCGAAGGCGATACCGCGCACGTTGATGCCTTGGTTCTGATCGCCGCCGATGGCGCAGTTGGCCAAAATGTTCATGTCGAACTTGGCGTGCTGGCCGACCTTCAGCTTGCTTGGGTCTTCGAGAATCGGCTTGAGTGCGCGCAGCACGGTGTCGCGATCCAGCTGTTCCGGCACGCCGATGTAGGAGTGGGTCAGCGGGATATACGCGGCTTCGTTGGCCTGCACGGCGAACGACAGGCCGACCAGTTGCGCCTGTTGCGCGTCGATGCCGGTGGTTTCAGTGTCGAAGGCGAACAGCTTGGCGTTGTTCAACTTTTCCAGCCAGACATCAAAACGCGCTTGATTGAGGATCGTCTCGTACGCGGCTTCGGTCGGAGCAGCGGGAGTTTCGATATCTGGCGCGCTGAACAGATCGCCGGCCGGCGCAGGTTCGCTGGCTGCGCTCAGTTCCAGACGTTTGGCGTCGCGATCCAGATCATTGATCCAGCTTTTGAATTCCAGCAGGGAGTACAGCTCGTAGAGCTTGGCCGGGTCTTCCGCGCCCATCTGCAGGTCGTCGAGTTCGACGTCCAGCGGCACGTCGACCTTGATGGTCGCCAGTTGATAGGAGAGGAACGCCATCTCCTTGTGCTCTTCAAGCTTGGCCGGCAGGGTTTTCGCGCCGCGAATCGGCAGGGTCGGAACGATGTCGAGATTGGCGTACAGCTCGGTAAGGCCGCCGTTGACCCCGACCAGCAAGCCGGAAGCGGTCTTCGGGCCAATGCCCGGCACACCCGGAATGTTGTCGGACGAATCGCCCATCAGCGCCAGATAATCGATGATCTGCTCCGGTGCGACGCCGAATTTCTCCTTCACGCCTTCCACGTCCATCGAACTACCGGACATGGTGTTGACCAAGGTAATGTGGCCATCGACCAGTTGCGCCATGTCCTTGTCGCCGGTGGAGATCACCACCGGACGATCCGCCGCCGCGCTGCTGCGGGCGAGGGTGCCGATCACGTCGTCGGCCTCGACGCCTTCTACGCACAGCAGCGGGAAGCCGAGGGCGATCACGCTCTGGTGTAGCGGCTCGATCTGCACGCGCATGTCGTCGGGCATGCTTGGGCGGTTGGCTTTGTATTCGGCGTACATCTCATCGCGAAATGTCCCGCCCTTGGCGTCGAACACCACGGCGAACGGGCTGTCCGGGTACTGCTTGCGCAGACTCTTGAGCATGTTCAGCACGCCTTTGACCGCACCGGTCGGCAGGCCTTTGGAAGTGGTCAGTGGTGGCAGCGCGTGAAAGGCGCGGTACAGGTAAGACGAACCGTCCACCAGGACGAGGGGGGCTTGGCTCATGAGCAGGATCAACCTTTTCGGCGGGTCCGGCGCTAGAATAGCGGGACCGTTGACGACAAAGGGACAAGGTTATCATGCGTACGTTAAATCGCTTGCTGCTGGTCGGTCTGATTGCTGCCTCACCGTTGGCCGCGATGGCGGCGGATGATGCGCCCGCTTCGGAGCCGGAAGTTACGATCAACACGCACACGGAAGGTGACAAGGTCATCCAGGAATACAGTCGCAGTGGCTTCGTCTATGCGATCAAGGTCACGCCAAAGGGTGGCAAACCGTATTTCCTGGTGCGCGCCGATGGTACGGACGCGAACTACATTCGCTCCGACCAGCCGGATATGCTGATTCCGTCGTGGGAAATCTTTACCTGGAAGTAAGATTCCCGACTTTTAATCGGCGTCGTCTGACCGCGACGCCTGAACTGAGCAGTTTTTAACCATGTCTGTGTTCACTCCCCTGGCTCGGCCCGAGCTGGAAACCTTTCTCGCCCCTTACGGGCTTGGCTGTCTGCTTGATTTCCAGGGGATCGCCGCCGGCAGCGAAAACACCAACTTCTTTATCAGCCTGGAGCAGGGCGAATTCGTCCTGACCCTGGTCGAGCGCGGCCCGGTGCAGGAGATGCCGTTCTTCATCGACCTGCTCGATGTCCTGCACGAAGCCGATCTGCCGGTGCCGTACGCGTTGCGCACCACTGACGGCGTGGCGCTGCGTGAGCTGAAAGGCAAACCGGCACTGTTGCAACCGCGCCTGTCCGGCAAGCACATCAAGATCGCCAACGCGCAGCATTGCGCGCAGGTCGGCGAGTTGCAGGCGCACTTGCACCTGGCGACCCAGGGCGAGCGCATGATCAAGCGCAAGACCGACCGTGGCCTCGACTGGATGCTGGAGGAGGGCACGGAGTTTCTTTCGCACCTGAGCGATGAACCGCGTGCGCTGCTGCAACAGGCGTTGGACGAGATTACCGAGCGCAAAGACAAGATTCTTGCGCTGCCCCGGG from Pseudomonas tensinigenes harbors:
- the polA gene encoding DNA polymerase I, coding for MSQAPLVLVDGSSYLYRAFHALPPLTTSKGLPTGAVKGVLNMLKSLRKQYPDSPFAVVFDAKGGTFRDEMYAEYKANRPSMPDDMRVQIEPLHQSVIALGFPLLCVEGVEADDVIGTLARSSAAADRPVVISTGDKDMAQLVDGHITLVNTMSGSSMDVEGVKEKFGVAPEQIIDYLALMGDSSDNIPGVPGIGPKTASGLLVGVNGGLTELYANLDIVPTLPIRGAKTLPAKLEEHKEMAFLSYQLATIKVDVPLDVELDDLQMGAEDPAKLYELYSLLEFKSWINDLDRDAKRLELSAASEPAPAGDLFSAPDIETPAAPTEAAYETILNQARFDVWLEKLNNAKLFAFDTETTGIDAQQAQLVGLSFAVQANEAAYIPLTHSYIGVPEQLDRDTVLRALKPILEDPSKLKVGQHAKFDMNILANCAIGGDQNQGINVRGIAFDTMLESYVLNSTATRHDMDSLAQKYLDHTTVSFQDIAGKGAKQLTFDQIALEQAGPYAAEDADITLRLHQTLFEKLSAIPSLASVLTDIEIPLVPVLARIERQGAFVDAELLGIQSIELGNKMVALEREAFEIAGEEFNLGSPKQLGVILYEKLGLPVLKKTAKGQPSTAEEVLAKLAEDDHRLPKVLMEHRSMSKLKSTYTDRLPEQINPRTGRIHTSYHQAVASTGRLSSSDPNLQNIPVRTAEGRRIRQAFVAPKGYKLLAADYSQIELRIMAHLSKDEGLMNAFRNNLDVHTATAAEVFKVELNEVTSDQRRGAKAINFGLIYGMGAQKLGKDIGVDTKTAKAYIDTYFARYPGVREYMERTRAQAADQGYVETFFGRRLYLPEINSNKPQERAAAERTAINAPMQGTAADIIKKAMVAVDNWLATSGLDAKVILQVHDELVLEVREDLVEQVSAEIRVHMSEAAKLDVPLLVEVGVGNNWDEAH
- a CDS encoding DUF2782 domain-containing protein, with product MRTLNRLLLVGLIAASPLAAMAADDAPASEPEVTINTHTEGDKVIQEYSRSGFVYAIKVTPKGGKPYFLVRADGTDANYIRSDQPDMLIPSWEIFTWK
- a CDS encoding homoserine kinase, producing MSVFTPLARPELETFLAPYGLGCLLDFQGIAAGSENTNFFISLEQGEFVLTLVERGPVQEMPFFIDLLDVLHEADLPVPYALRTTDGVALRELKGKPALLQPRLSGKHIKIANAQHCAQVGELQAHLHLATQGERMIKRKTDRGLDWMLEEGTEFLSHLSDEPRALLQQALDEITERKDKILALPRANIHADLFRDNAMFEGTHLTGLIDFYNACSGPMLYDVAIALNDWCSDEDGLIDGPRARAFLGAYAALRPFTAAEAELWPTMLRVACVRFWLSRLIAAEQFAGQDVLIHDPREFEQRLAQRQQVSTPLPFAL